The stretch of DNA CAAACGTCCAGCGCTTCTCTTCAAAAAAAAGAGCCGGGCGCTTGGGAGTCAGATAAGCCCGCTGCCGCAGCCAATTTGGCATCATTTGTGGCATAGCTTTCTCCCCTTCCTTCACTTTTTTCATTCAAACTCTCAAGGCGGGCCCGCGAGTCACTCCCGCCGAAATATTGCCCATTCAAATACCATTAACCGGGACCGTATTATCCGTATTCCCTGCTGAATTCTAATGAAAAAAGGCTTGATGGTCTTTTCCATCAAGCCTCGGACCTCGCCTGGCCCGCTAAGCCGCAGAGCCTCTTTCTCAGCTTTCGAAAGATCGCGCTGCTTGCATAAATCCCTTTATGGAATTGACATCAAGGGAATCTTGGGAACTGGCCGAAGTCTGGGTCGCGTTTTTCCTTAAAGGCGTCTCTTCCCTCTTTAGCTTCGTCTGTTGTGTAATAAAGAAGTGTCGCGTCACCTGCTATCTGCTGTAAACCAGCTAGACCATCAGTATCAGCGTTCATCGCAGCCTTAATAAAGCGCAAAGCAGTTGGACTCTTGGCAAGCATTTCTTCTGCCCACTTCACCGTTTCTTCTTCTAATTTGTCAAGCGGAACAACGGTATTGACTAATCCCATCTCCAATGCTTCCTGCGCATTGTACTGGCGGCATAGATACCAGATTTCACGCGCCTTCTTGTGGCCGACAATACGAGCTAAATATCCGGAGCCATATCCGGCATCGAAGCTCCCTACTTTCGGTCCCGTTTGTCCAAAGATGGCGTTATCAGCAGCGATCGTTAAGTCGCAGACCACGTGAAGCACATGACCTCCGCCAATTGCATAGCCTGCTACCATAGCGATAACTGGTTTAGGAATGACACGGATCAGACGCTGAAGATCCAACACATTCAATCTTGGAATTTGATCTTCTCCAACGTAGCCGCCGTGACCGCGCACTTTTTGGTCTCCTCCTGAACAGAAGGCTAAGTCTCCTGCACCTGTTAAAATAATGACGCCGATTTTTTCATCGTCACGCGCATAGGCAAAAGCATCGATTAATTCCATGACTGTTTTAGGGCGAAAGGCATTGCGTACTTCCGGACGATTAATCGTAACCTTTGCAATTCCATTATAGGTTTCAT from Bacillus xiapuensis encodes:
- the menB gene encoding 1,4-dihydroxy-2-naphthoyl-CoA synthase, which translates into the protein MAFNWVSERQYEDILYETYNGIAKVTINRPEVRNAFRPKTVMELIDAFAYARDDEKIGVIILTGAGDLAFCSGGDQKVRGHGGYVGEDQIPRLNVLDLQRLIRVIPKPVIAMVAGYAIGGGHVLHVVCDLTIAADNAIFGQTGPKVGSFDAGYGSGYLARIVGHKKAREIWYLCRQYNAQEALEMGLVNTVVPLDKLEEETVKWAEEMLAKSPTALRFIKAAMNADTDGLAGLQQIAGDATLLYYTTDEAKEGRDAFKEKRDPDFGQFPRFP